From the genome of Daphnia pulicaria isolate SC F1-1A chromosome 5, SC_F0-13Bv2, whole genome shotgun sequence:
CTGTAGACCCAATTGGATGTGAAGCTCATGAACGCTTGGTCAGAGGAGCTGGAGTATTAATGAGCATTTACTATTTGAAAAGGTCTTAGATAGTCATCAGTTCGCCCTAGTTCAAGCAAAGTCTGTCTTCAGGCGTTTAGCTCAGGAACCATATTAAATCATCACTTGACCATCTTAAGACCAGGCAAGAAAAGTCAAGTACCAGTTCTTGTAGAAACGACGACGGCAGTCTTCACCGATATGTTCGGCCCAGACAGTTTTCAAAGCACGAAGACCTTTGGGGGTGGCAACATAACCAACAATGCCCACGATGACCATTGGTGGTGTTTCCAAGATGGTAACCGCCTCAACAACTTCCTTCTTGTTGACCtctacacttaaagaaagagaaattagTCTCTGCCATTGATATGTCAGCTTTGCGAGTAGTTTTTCAGCATGTTCCTGAGTGAAATTTGACAGGTAACGAAACTTACTTGAGCCAGGTTTGTCGCATTCACGAACAATATGGGTCATGCCAGCTTTGTAAGCCAAGAAAGCAGTCAAGTGGATAGGTTTCTTGGGATCATCATGGGGGAAGGACTTTACGCGACCACGATGTGAGCGACAACGCTTCTTGGGGTAGAACCCCATGGAGCCATGGCGAGGCGCGCTAAATTTCCGGTGAGACTGTAAATACAAAGCATGAATCAATAAAACGAAACAATAATAAATTACAATCCTACTATTAAAAAATTCCACTCGATGAAAACAACGCTTCAACAAGATTAAAAATTCTAGTAAAATATTCACATTTCTTGACACATATTATAGTCTAACTACACAATGAACTTTTGCCATATACAATATCAACAATTTACGTGAATCAAAAGTTTAATACGCTCGATGTTTAAagataaaatatttcttttagtGGGCACTGACTTACCATTGCTTTAGAATGCCGGAAAGAGATGTACAGGAAATTCACTGGCACACcggtacatatatatatagtttTGCCTCATGCAGTAACCAGCATTGCCAACTCGTCTTTGAAATTCACCCAACTTTTTACAGCCGCCGCCAGCCGCCGCCACCCGcttgaaattaaattatgaTTAAAACGAATAACTTGTATTGTTAAactgaattttgaattgttacTTTGTTAGTaacctaaaatatttttttcttttacaacatggaattaaaaagtgattttctaaTAATTCTAGCATTTTTACGATTTTGCCTTCCAGCCTATTCAAGTTTGCACAACGCTGACTCATTAGATCGGATTCCCTTCGTGCCCcactttatttctatttcatttggactgcgaaatcatttttgattctaattcaaaaataaattgaaaaatgattctgaAAATCTGAATTCTCGATTAACGGAATTTCTGAAATGGCAATGCTGATAGAGAGACGGAAAGTATGGCCGACTAGTTCGTCGTCTGTCACGAAAACCTAAGAAAAACAGGCAATTTTTCGTCAATTTCAAACTCGAATTCAATAATTTACTTAATAACCCTAAGTTAAAATGGAAGATCCTCCAAGAGCACCAGCTCATAACCCATTCTTTCGATTCGTCCATGCGGTGCAAAACACTATTGATCGTCCTGTTACTTGGTTCCGAGGTAAGATTGGAATAAAGCAATAATGCAGAGTCGTATCGGTACAGTTATTGTTTGTTTATCAATCACCTGACAATTCTCGTAATTAAACAGAATCGGTTGTGACCCCCAATCGACCAGACCATGTTTACTACCACCAAAAGTTTCGACGAGTCCCAACCATCGATCAGTGTTACACTGATGATCCTGTCTGCCGCTTTGAGGCACAGCAACAATTCAACCGTGACAAGTATGCCACCTATATGAAATGATATGGATGTCTCTTTGaactaacaaattttttgtctttacaGGTTAGTTGATGGTGAGATTGTTCAACTTGTTCGTCAGCGCTTGAAGGAGTAAGCTCATAAATCCTTCCACACTCTAAATCTTTGGTCATTGATATTCATTATTCTTTTAGGTGCATTGCTTATGAGATACCAGATCAAGATAGAAAATGTGCCAAGCTTAAGGAAGAATTTGACAAAGTTTCGGAAAGTTTCTGCATGAAATGTAAGTGCATCATTTCAATTACGATGAGTTTGCAATGATTCTAATGCTCCTCCCTTGCAATGCAGACGCAGACCTTGGTCCCTACAACAACGTCAAGGATGCCTACATGAAGCAGAAGCATCGCATGCTGTGGGAGAGGAGGCACGGCAAAGTCGGCACCGGCATGAAGATTGAAGAATAAGCccctttaaaaagaaaagataacaaAAAGATGGCTTTCTATTCAATGGATAGAACTGTATCTTTGTAATGGTCGCAATGTAAACACAATAGAATGAGAATCTACATAGACGGTTTATTGACGTGgtaaaaataacttgaaaacacctttcttcattattattttttttccgttcaTTTATTGAGAGGACAGCACatgttatacacacacaaaaggttAAAAGACGATTCGGCGGGAGGGAGAGATTCGGGAGTCAATTGTCGTCGATTTGTCACAACGGCGTCTGTTGGTAGACGTTGGCCAGCCCCTCGAAGGCCACCTTGCGGGGCATGGTGGACGCTCTGTGAATGCCGGCAACGTGATTGCTATTGCGCATTTTCGGTCGGTTGTAGGTGGCGTAGTGAATCTGACAGGTGCAGTCCATCTCCTGCTGGATGCCGGGTCCCGATTCCGCGTTGTTGATGTACATCGGACTGGGCCTTCCGCCCGCTCCGGCCGCCAGGAACGGCGGTACATCAGGATCTCGATCGAATTCTCCGTGTGCTGTCGAATGGCCAGGATCCATGGTGAGCAAGTCGCAATAGGGCACGTGCATCTAAAAATAATCCGccggaataaaaagaagaaatgcttAGAAAATACCAAGAGTTCCATCTCAATAAACGAGAATCCAGGTTGTTTAGCCCTTTTCGCCCCTCCATCAACTATTCGTGGACTCTCTAACGAATCTTTTCCCTTATTCATAATAGAATAAGTAAAGCCGAACGAGGACTCTACGAAGAAAAGAGGATCTACAGTACACTcactagtgtgtgtgtggatgtatTCCGAAAATCCCCCGGAGAGGACATCTCCCAGTGCCTTTAGTAGCTTTTAGTTCTTATGCGCTTAATACTCTCGTCGTCTTCTCAATCTCTTTCTAAAAAGGCAAAGAAAATGGCGAGTATTTCTGGGAAGGGGGTTGAACTCTTGTCTGCTGGACCTGTTCATATATTACAGAGCGCAGTGCACGTTTAGACTAGTACtaggatggaagaaaaataaagttgttGTGAGGGATTTGCAGGACTTGCCATTCACGTAGAGTCTCTATCTGCTGGGCGGCTAATACACACAGTTCAGTCCAGCAAGTAagtaagtaaaaaagaaactagtaGTAACCGGGCAGAGTAATAGGATTCACTTGGGAATTTGCGGGAAAGATGGACGTGAAAAGACAGTGGAGGAGGCGGGAGCCAAtcgattgctgctgctgttatatTCCCCCCGATCCTTCTCGACAGTTTCCGATTGTTTCTCTCAGAAGCACTCGACAATTTGCTTATagagactttttttctttttctacttttcgGTAGTGTCAACGGATTACAACGAACTCGGTCTACCTTCTTCTCGCCAAAGTTCACGTTTGATTTCTCCCCTGGAAAATGTTGTCGAGAGAGACAGACAGGAGCTGTCACCTCTCTGTCGGGGAGCAAGTGGAGACTAGTCAATAATGAGACAGACGAGAGCAAAGTAgagagaatcaaaaaaagaaaaaaaggataaaagcagcagcagcagcacacccTCTAGCTAACAACTCTTGATGGGAACTCGTCGACCTCAACTTGTGCGTCTCGTCGCTCCAGCGCCAAACGATCCATTTtccaacgagagagagagaaaaaaagaggttcAACTTGATCGACAACTTTGGCCCATCAATTGTCAGCGCAGCCATATTCaaatggaagagaaaaaatataatcatCTCTTCCGGGGTGgattatatattttcttatttcagttTGTTACTCGAGTGATGTGTGTATactatcaaaaaagcaaaGATCAATAAAAGGAGGAACTATATCCTATAGCTGAGGTCCCCCCCACCCTATATACTCGGTTGGCAATCACGGGACCCCGCTGATGGCGTTGGGGTTTCGGTTTTCTTTGTCAATCAAAAGCCGAGAACGCGCACAAGAGAGTATACGATTAGATGTTGGCAttacttacacacacacacacacatcgaagagagatatatatgtgtgtgttgggcttcttcttctagtctCTTTCGGGGGATAATTGGAAAACGAGGGGAAGCGAGAAACCTTTGATCGggtaaaaaggaaaagccTTGATCATCTGCTGGCGCATTTTCAATTAGGtgagacacacacagcagaggaAATGCTATTCCTTTATAGTTTCTCATTCAAATATATTGGCCCCCATCACCCTAACCAATTCCTATGCGAATATATCGCTtcaacttttattatttcaaatataatCTGGAACTTCTTCAGATCGAGATCGAGAGCTGGGCCAACTTGAATTAGAGCTCGCCCGGTTTTTGTGTTTAAATGTTATTGGGGGAAAATGACGGaaaatgattcatttttaCTTGTTGGCTGTGATGGGAGACGTCGGCGATGGCCGACGCCGTGGGGCTGATGGCCGACACTTCGCTGGACCGTTtgtccatcatcatcaagagCGAGGCTGATGAGAGCGGCGACGTTTGGACGCCAATCTCTTTGCAGACGGACGCCGCAGTCGTGCTGCTGGCCAGACTGTTGGTGGCCATCAGGAGCAATTTGCCCGAGGAATTGGCCGCCGCTTGGGCCGCCGACCTGGTCCGGCTGGCCCATTTGAAGATGTGCGTGTGCAGAATGATGTAGACGGCGGCGGCCAGTTCCGAGCTGACAAAGGCGGCCAGGGCCGCGTAAAACGACCAGCCGTAGCGGAAAGACGGAATTAGAGCGGCCGAGACCAATCCGCTCCCGCCGG
Proteins encoded in this window:
- the LOC124341380 gene encoding NADH dehydrogenase [ubiquinone] 1 beta subcomplex subunit 10-like; its protein translation is MEDPPRAPAHNPFFRFVHAVQNTIDRPVTWFRESVVTPNRPDHVYYHQKFRRVPTIDQCYTDDPVCRFEAQQQFNRDKLVDGEIVQLVRQRLKECIAYEIPDQDRKCAKLKEEFDKVSESFCMKYADLGPYNNVKDAYMKQKHRMLWERRHGKVGTGMKIEE